From the genome of Lonchura striata isolate bLonStr1 chromosome 18, bLonStr1.mat, whole genome shotgun sequence:
gtTTGACAGGAGCAGGATTGCCAGGGCTTTGGCTCAGActgaaggattttggggctgctgggcagggtTGGTGCCCTGACGTGCCCCTTTCCCCCAGGAGCTGCCATGGCCCACAGCCGCTCGCGGAAGCGGTCGCGGAGCAGGAGCCAGAGCGGTTCTCggagcaggcaggagaggaaggagaagaaacGGAGGAAGAGCAGCAAGGACTCGCAGCAGGGCGGCAGCTCTCCGGTGAGGAAGAGGATCTCTGGCTCTCACGGACACACCTCGAGCTcggcagcagccagggaaggtgaggaaggccccTGAGCCTGTGCTCACACCACATTTCCCTGGGGCAGGTGCACAGAGAGGGCCCGGGGGGAGAAGAGGGTCCCTGGTTCTCGTTGGTGTCTGTCACCTCATCCTGCACTTTGTGCCCGCTTTGGTCTCGTTCTCACAAGTGCAGAGCCCTCAGTCCCTCCACGAGCTGAGCTGGCTGGGACCACAGAGCATCCTGGGTTAAATGTGGGCACAGAGGGGAATtccaggctgggagggagatAAACCaacatctctgctgctgcagggccagggctgctccactCACCCTCTTCTTGTGtattgcagaaaagaaaaaggaaggaaaggacaagaagaagaggaaggccAGCACCTCTTCCTCTGGGACATCTTCGTCCACCagctcctcctcatcttcctcttcttccagcTCCTCTTCTGATGACTCCAGTGACAGTGACTCCAAAGTGAAGAAGAGTCAAGACAGCAAAAAAAAGCAAGTGAaacagaaagataaaaagaagaggaagaagaagaagaaaaaaatcaagaagaaatcaaaaaagAAGGCAAAGGAGAGGGCTAAAGAGGAGAAAGCCAAGGGAGAGGAGGTGCCTGGCCCCTCGCTGGAGCAGTGGCAGAAGGAATCAGTGGTGGACTCTGGGCCAGGTAACGAAGCTCTTTCCCTCCTGCTGGAGCCTGTGCACACAGGAGTTGtgctgctccctttccatgAGGGGTGACTgagggaggcagggctgggtacAGGGAGGAGCCCCTGGCTCCCCTCCCTTTGCCCACCTTTGAGCCACACTCAGAGTCTGATTTGTAAAGTGTTAGGATGTGGTTTATGGATGTGAGTGGGGAACAAAGAGGCCAAATGGAAGGACACAGCAGTAAATCCTGGCAAAGCTGGTCCTGGCTGTGGGATGTGAAACGTCCCTTTCTTTGTGAGGTTTGTCGCCACACTCCGAGCGCTGCCGGGAATCAGTGTGGGATGTTGTCTGTGGGCTGAAGCCCTGGTGCTGGGCCCCTCTCCTGACTGAGCACTGCACTCCAGTTCTGACAGATGAACAGAAATCCCGGATCCAGGCCATGAAGCCAATGACCAAGGAGGAGTGGGATGCGAGGCAGAGCGTCATAAGGAGAGTGGTGGATCCCGAAACGGGGAGAACCAGGTATGACCCTGGGGAAAAGGGAGATGGCTTCTCCATTCCCATCCATGCTGAGTGGGCTGCAGGCCTGCAGGATGCCTGTCCAtggcactgcagcaccacaGCTGAACCAGCCTTCCTTCAGCAGCAAAGGCCTGAGCCAACCCCTCACAGGTCCCCCCTCGTCAGGCCTGGTGTGACTTACCCAGAAAGTGACACAATGACACCAAATCATCGAATTGTGCTGGGGCTCCACACAAGGgacactgggctgtgtcccagTCTCCCACTGTTGCATCCAGTTACCTTCCAGCTCCAAAGCCCTGGGCCCTGGTTGACACCAGGTGGGAATGAGGAGCATGTGCTCTGTGGGGTTACAGACAGCGATCAAACCCAAGTTCATTTAGCTGCCAAACAGAAATGACCCAGTTTTTAATAAACTGCATCTTCTCAGCAAGCAGAAAACGTCATGCTGAAGAGAATTGGGTATGACAAGTCCAGTCTTAAAATAGAAGGcagcctgcagggctcagggagGTGTGGAACAAAGGTCGGTTCCCTGTAAGGCACGTAATGAAGACAATTAAATTTCTGTTCATGTCTAGAGGTGTGAGCCACCTCCAACACTGCATGGAATTTGCTCAGCAAGATAttccctggcctggctgcatTTCAGGCCCAAACTGGCTCCTGTTCCTGAATGGCTTTGCACTTTCCTGGGGCAGCCAGGACCACACCTGAAttctatgaaaagaaaaaaaaaaaaagaggttttgcATGGATTGAGGCACTGTGGATTGTAGGGTGACAGGGATGCTTTTATTAGGAGTGTTTTGCTGTGCCAGTGTGACTGACTGCACACAGCAGGCAGTGCCCAcagcctggggcagagccagctGGCCTCAGTTCTCAGGGGAACACTCCTGTCCTTGCTGCAGTGTGGTGACAATTATCCCACAGAAGCAATGGCAAAGCCTGCTGTGCCGTTTAAGCTTGACACAAAAACAAAGTCACAAAATACA
Proteins encoded in this window:
- the ARL6IP4 gene encoding ADP-ribosylation factor-like protein 6-interacting protein 4, which codes for MAHSRSRKRSRSRSQSGSRSRQERKEKKRRKSSKDSQQGGSSPVRKRISGSHGHTSSSAAAREEKKKEGKDKKKRKASTSSSGTSSSTSSSSSSSSSSSSSDDSSDSDSKVKKSQDSKKKQVKQKDKKKRKKKKKKIKKKSKKKAKERAKEEKAKGEEVPGPSLEQWQKESVVDSGPVLTDEQKSRIQAMKPMTKEEWDARQSVIRRVVDPETGRTRLIKGDGEVLEEIVSKERHKEINKQATRGDGLAFQVRTGMLQ